A part of Planococcus sp. MB-3u-03 genomic DNA contains:
- a CDS encoding ABC transporter permease, translating to MIAIGKREFIGMFKSVKSIIIIAVLLLTAFYSAKYSEILTAGISLTETEMEDIHTGGLLFLLLLFGQLFVMGLSHDSINRESHERTMRFLVTRTSRPRILLGKFAGAWLFWVVCIVISFLLISIFSLNFNLFIFSQVIALVTFQIAVAMLLSIVVPKPSVTMFLGILIGMLFPILSLWIVFTGNKWISWLKFGNPYYYLVEDNYLFFVIFGLAGLIMAAAMVIFNRREF from the coding sequence TTGCTGTATTGCTCTTAACCGCTTTTTACTCAGCGAAGTACTCGGAAATTTTGACTGCAGGCATCTCTTTGACAGAAACAGAAATGGAAGATATCCACACCGGCGGACTGCTGTTTTTGCTCTTGCTGTTCGGTCAATTGTTTGTGATGGGACTTTCACACGACAGCATCAATAGAGAAAGCCACGAACGCACGATGCGTTTCTTGGTTACAAGGACTTCCCGCCCCCGTATTTTGCTCGGCAAATTTGCCGGAGCTTGGCTTTTCTGGGTCGTCTGCATTGTCATTTCGTTTTTGCTGATCAGCATATTTTCGTTGAATTTCAATCTATTTATCTTTTCACAAGTAATAGCTTTAGTGACATTCCAAATTGCTGTGGCCATGTTATTGTCCATTGTCGTCCCTAAACCTTCTGTAACGATGTTCTTAGGGATATTGATTGGAATGCTATTTCCGATTCTTAGCCTATGGATTGTCTTTACCGGAAACAAATGGATCAGCTGGCTCAAGTTCGGCAACCCTTATTATTATTTAGTGGAAGACAATTATTTGTTTTTTGTGATCTTCGGTTTGGCTGGATTGATCATGGCAGCCGCAATGGTGATCTTTAATAGGAGGGAATTTTGA